The Sulfitobacter donghicola DSW-25 = KCTC 12864 = JCM 14565 genome has a segment encoding these proteins:
- a CDS encoding TRAP transporter substrate-binding protein, which yields MKFTRKSFLGMAGAIALAAGMGAAPAMAQDVTLRMHQFLPAQANVPNLILYPWADRVEAASEGRIKIERYASMQLGGSPPELMDQAIDGVADIVWTVVGYTPGRFPSTEVFELPFMMNNARAASSAYWQMFEKHMKDTEFKDVKILGTWVHGPGVIHSSEAVETPADMAGLKMRGGSRLASVLLEKLGSTPVGMPVPAIPEALSKGVVDGTTIPWEVTGALKVPELVKNHTEFDGEALYTLTFVLAMNKDKFDSLDPELQKVIEDNSGLEFSILAGGTMADSDGPSRKAAADAGNNIVTVSGDGVQVWKDAAQPVYAEWLADMESKGIDGQALIDEARSLMNSYSE from the coding sequence ATGAAATTCACACGGAAATCATTTCTAGGTATGGCGGGCGCAATCGCGCTTGCTGCTGGTATGGGGGCTGCTCCTGCTATGGCGCAGGACGTTACATTGCGCATGCACCAGTTCCTGCCAGCGCAAGCGAATGTGCCTAACCTGATTCTCTACCCTTGGGCGGACCGCGTTGAGGCAGCCAGCGAAGGCCGCATCAAGATTGAGCGTTACGCCTCCATGCAGCTGGGCGGGTCTCCTCCAGAATTGATGGACCAAGCGATTGATGGCGTTGCCGATATCGTCTGGACCGTTGTCGGCTATACCCCGGGTCGGTTCCCAAGCACCGAGGTATTTGAGCTGCCGTTCATGATGAATAACGCCCGCGCCGCGTCTTCGGCCTATTGGCAGATGTTTGAAAAGCACATGAAAGATACCGAGTTTAAGGACGTTAAAATCCTTGGCACATGGGTTCACGGCCCCGGTGTGATCCACTCGAGTGAAGCTGTGGAAACACCTGCGGATATGGCGGGTCTGAAGATGCGTGGCGGTTCCCGCCTGGCGAGCGTCCTTCTGGAAAAGCTGGGCTCTACACCCGTTGGTATGCCCGTTCCAGCGATCCCAGAGGCGCTGAGCAAAGGCGTTGTCGATGGCACCACAATCCCCTGGGAAGTTACGGGTGCCCTCAAAGTGCCTGAGCTGGTGAAAAACCACACCGAGTTTGACGGCGAAGCGCTGTACACGCTTACATTTGTTCTGGCGATGAACAAAGACAAGTTCGACAGCCTTGATCCAGAGCTTCAGAAAGTCATCGAAGATAACTCCGGTCTTGAGTTCTCGATCCTTGCTGGTGGTACGATGGCCGATTCTGACGGCCCTTCACGCAAGGCAGCAGCTGATGCTGGGAACAACATCGTCACAGTTTCTGGCGATGGTGTTCAAGTTTGGAAAGATGCTGCCCAGCCTGTTTATGCCGAATGGTTGGCAGACATGGAAAGCAAAGGCATCGACGGTCAGGCGCTGATCGACGAAGCGCGCTCGCTGATGAATTCCTACAGCGAATAA
- a CDS encoding class I SAM-dependent methyltransferase, producing the protein MLDSRLPLALDGGGLEWPAEGLIAVFGPPADADLDGIPKDRAEIIQDFYPANAAWQARGYSVALNSGDAYSAAVVCLPRAKLEARAMIAEACALSDGIVVIDGQKTDGIEGILKAMKARVTVHGPITKAHGKLFWIEAPAADCFADWEAGPELTEGGFWTAPGVFSADGVDLASALLADELPEKLGKQVCDLGAGWGFLSAHVLTREDVEAVHLVEANNMALECARRNVTDPRAEFHWADATDWAPSVKMDTVVMNPPFHVGRAAEPQIGQAFVASAARLLAPQGHLWMVANRHLPYEAELKTRFAQVEEIGGDARFKLFHASRPLRKRR; encoded by the coding sequence ATGCTCGATTCGCGATTGCCGCTGGCACTGGATGGTGGCGGCCTTGAATGGCCTGCCGAGGGTTTGATTGCCGTGTTTGGCCCCCCTGCGGATGCCGATCTGGACGGGATTCCAAAAGACCGTGCCGAAATTATCCAAGATTTCTATCCAGCTAACGCAGCTTGGCAGGCGCGCGGCTATTCTGTCGCTTTGAACAGTGGTGATGCGTATTCCGCCGCCGTAGTCTGCCTTCCGCGCGCAAAATTGGAAGCGCGTGCCATGATCGCCGAGGCCTGCGCGCTAAGCGACGGGATCGTCGTGATCGACGGCCAAAAAACGGACGGAATCGAAGGTATCTTAAAGGCGATGAAGGCCCGTGTGACCGTTCACGGCCCCATTACCAAAGCCCATGGAAAATTATTCTGGATCGAGGCCCCTGCCGCAGATTGCTTTGCTGATTGGGAAGCTGGGCCAGAACTGACCGAGGGGGGCTTTTGGACCGCACCTGGTGTGTTTTCGGCAGATGGTGTTGATCTTGCATCGGCGCTGCTGGCGGATGAGTTGCCAGAAAAATTGGGCAAACAAGTCTGCGACCTTGGCGCTGGCTGGGGGTTCCTATCCGCCCATGTTTTGACCCGCGAGGACGTTGAGGCCGTTCATCTGGTCGAAGCCAACAACATGGCGTTGGAATGCGCACGGCGCAATGTGACCGACCCACGGGCGGAATTTCACTGGGCTGATGCAACGGATTGGGCGCCTAGCGTAAAGATGGACACGGTTGTGATGAACCCACCCTTCCACGTTGGGCGCGCGGCCGAGCCACAGATCGGGCAAGCCTTCGTCGCCTCCGCCGCGCGGCTATTGGCCCCGCAAGGCCATCTTTGGATGGTGGCGAATCGCCATTTGCCTTATGAAGCAGAGCTGAAAACCCGTTTTGCACAGGTCGAAGAGATCGGCGGCGATGCGCGGTTCAAGCTGTTCCATGCGTCCCGTCCGTTGCGAAAACGGCGCTGA
- a CDS encoding microcin C ABC transporter permease YejB, with product MGAYILRRLLLIPVTLFGIMLVNFALVQFVPGGPVEQAIARIQGGGDVFGGFAGSGSDTDTVDLGGSDNYVGARGLPPEFIEELEKEFGFDKPPVERFFRMLGSYITFDFGESYFRSISVVDLIKEKLPVSITLGLWSTLIAYLISIPLGIKKAVRDGSRFDTWTSGAIIAAYAIPGFLFAILLLVLFVPANCFRIPGLADMWPGGAALNPTCYELFPLRGLTSDNFDQLSAWGKVKDYFWHITLPVLASTISAFATLTLLTKNSFLDEIKKHYVMTARAKGLSERKVLYGHVFRNAMLIVIAGFPAVFIGVFFGSSLIIETIFSLDGLGRLGFEAAVARDYPIVFGTLFIFGLIGLLVGIISDLMYVLVDPRIDFEKREG from the coding sequence ATGGGCGCCTATATTCTAAGACGATTGTTGCTGATCCCCGTGACCCTGTTCGGGATCATGCTGGTCAATTTTGCACTGGTGCAATTTGTGCCCGGTGGTCCGGTTGAGCAGGCGATTGCCCGTATCCAAGGCGGCGGCGACGTCTTTGGCGGCTTTGCGGGTTCAGGTTCCGACACGGATACAGTCGATCTGGGTGGATCGGACAATTACGTCGGCGCGCGCGGTCTCCCGCCAGAATTCATCGAGGAACTCGAGAAAGAGTTCGGCTTTGACAAACCGCCCGTTGAGCGTTTCTTTCGCATGCTTGGCAGTTATATCACCTTTGATTTCGGCGAGAGTTACTTTCGATCCATTTCTGTTGTTGATTTGATCAAGGAAAAACTGCCTGTCTCTATCACCTTGGGCCTGTGGTCCACGCTGATCGCTTATCTTATCTCGATTCCCTTAGGTATCAAAAAGGCGGTTCGGGACGGTTCACGGTTTGATACGTGGACATCTGGCGCGATCATTGCCGCCTATGCGATCCCTGGTTTCCTGTTTGCGATCCTGTTGTTGGTTCTTTTTGTGCCAGCCAACTGTTTCCGCATTCCGGGTTTGGCCGATATGTGGCCCGGTGGCGCGGCCCTGAACCCCACCTGTTACGAACTGTTCCCCCTGCGTGGCCTGACATCGGATAACTTTGATCAGCTTAGCGCATGGGGCAAGGTCAAAGACTATTTCTGGCACATCACACTGCCTGTTTTGGCCTCGACCATTTCTGCCTTTGCGACCCTGACGTTGCTGACCAAAAACAGTTTTCTGGACGAGATCAAAAAGCACTACGTCATGACCGCCCGCGCCAAGGGCCTGTCAGAGCGCAAGGTTCTGTATGGCCACGTGTTCCGCAACGCCATGCTGATCGTGATTGCAGGCTTTCCTGCGGTATTCATCGGCGTGTTTTTCGGCTCTAGCCTGATCATCGAGACGATCTTTTCTCTCGACGGCCTTGGGCGTCTGGGGTTTGAGGCGGCTGTCGCACGTGACTATCCGATTGTGTTCGGCACGCTGTTCATCTTTGGGCTGATCGGGCTGCTGGTCGGGATCATCTCGGACCTGATGTATGTGCTGGTTGATCCGCGTATTGATTTTGAGAAGAGGGAAGGCTGA
- a CDS encoding SDR family NAD(P)-dependent oxidoreductase gives MSFSISGKTAIVTGAANGIGLAIARSFADKGANVMCADMDEKKLKEELGDARDEGNIRFFAGDLRQRLTIANLVSATIDAFEEIDILVNASRQVIPTSALDVDDNSVETLLEQNVMTAMRLSQQVAKRMIKQADEDREGQLGSIINFSSVASKNAHPELMGYSMASAAVEQLTRSMALSLAPHRIRVNAVSFGSVMSTSLKTAVAENREWRDDIRCHTPLGRIAAPSELVDTVQFLAAESSSFMTGEVMVVDGGRSLLDAVSAPAH, from the coding sequence ATGTCATTCTCTATTTCCGGAAAAACCGCAATTGTTACAGGTGCTGCAAACGGCATCGGCCTCGCCATCGCGCGCAGCTTTGCGGATAAAGGTGCCAATGTTATGTGCGCCGACATGGACGAAAAGAAGCTCAAGGAAGAGCTGGGCGATGCCCGTGACGAGGGGAATATCCGCTTTTTCGCCGGTGACCTGCGCCAGCGCCTCACGATTGCGAATTTGGTTTCAGCCACAATCGACGCTTTTGAAGAGATCGATATTCTGGTCAATGCCTCAAGGCAGGTGATCCCTACCTCTGCTTTGGATGTCGATGATAACTCGGTTGAAACCCTGCTAGAGCAAAACGTGATGACGGCGATGCGGCTGAGCCAGCAGGTGGCTAAACGCATGATTAAACAAGCGGATGAAGATCGCGAAGGGCAGCTGGGTAGCATCATCAACTTTAGCTCGGTTGCCTCGAAAAATGCACATCCCGAATTGATGGGCTATTCGATGGCCTCTGCCGCAGTGGAGCAGCTGACGCGCTCTATGGCTTTGTCGCTTGCACCGCACCGCATTCGTGTGAACGCGGTTTCGTTTGGATCGGTCATGTCTACATCCCTCAAGACGGCGGTTGCCGAAAATCGGGAATGGCGGGACGATATCCGGTGCCACACTCCTCTGGGCCGAATTGCCGCGCCTTCCGAACTGGTCGATACGGTTCAGTTTTTGGCGGCAGAAAGCTCTAGTTTCATGACTGGTGAAGTGATGGTGGTAGATGGCGGGCGTTCGTTGCTGGATGCCGTAAGCGCGCCGGCCCACTGA
- the clpS gene encoding ATP-dependent Clp protease adapter ClpS, which produces MHLDPITMADPQDGDDTELLTKEKPKTKRPPMYKVMLLNDDFTPMEFVVHVLERFFGLNHAQAFEIMLTVHKKGLAVVGVFSHEIAETKVAQVMDFARRNQHPLQCTMEKEE; this is translated from the coding sequence ATGCACCTTGACCCGATCACAATGGCAGACCCGCAAGACGGTGACGATACCGAACTGCTGACCAAAGAGAAGCCCAAAACAAAGCGGCCGCCGATGTATAAGGTGATGTTGCTGAACGATGATTTCACGCCGATGGAATTCGTAGTGCATGTTTTGGAACGCTTTTTTGGCCTCAACCATGCACAAGCGTTTGAAATCATGCTGACCGTTCACAAAAAAGGTCTGGCCGTTGTTGGCGTCTTTAGCCACGAGATTGCCGAGACAAAAGTGGCCCAAGTCATGGATTTTGCGCGCCGCAATCAGCACCCGTTACAGTGCACTATGGAAAAAGAAGAATAA
- a CDS encoding D-alanyl-D-alanine carboxypeptidase family protein, translating into MKVRRVQPARLGLFVLAAIWMLVLVPMSAMAAPYAAYVIDARTGKVLHARNANTRLHPASLTKMMTLYIAFQAIERGEISLDTKVRISKNAAAEPPSKLGLKTGQRIALRYLIRGAAVKSANDAATAIGEAISGSEARFARRMNRTAKQLGMTRTTFKNAHGLTEAGHQSTAHDMTIMGRHLLYDYPQYYNLFSRITADAGVRKVNHTNRRFLNSYKGADGIKTGYTRAAGFNLTASAERGNERIIVTVFGGKSTTSRNAKVAELMDLGFRRAPSRARLRKPALPDYIAEGKPQQDTPADKPAAGAKGKTIRLIRAVKTSPRPKLRPGSNAPVLVADTPSDGGISDVLSSAIADAVAEAVKTPPKQRVRLEPDAQVTTQPNVVLAAATTTVRPALRPKGLVVIGAQPKAKKPAAPQEVVTRVSTSGGRHWGVNVGRFGSRYAAEKVLIKTALAEMATLDGSLRKVIRKPQGFDANFLGMTRETADLACQRLKARNVSCLMIGPG; encoded by the coding sequence ATGAAGGTTCGGCGCGTGCAGCCGGCTCGTTTAGGGCTATTCGTTTTAGCGGCAATTTGGATGCTTGTGCTCGTTCCGATGAGCGCGATGGCAGCCCCCTATGCCGCCTATGTCATTGATGCGCGGACTGGCAAAGTTCTGCATGCGCGCAATGCCAACACGCGCCTGCACCCTGCCTCCCTCACCAAGATGATGACGCTTTATATCGCGTTTCAGGCCATCGAACGCGGCGAGATTTCATTGGACACCAAAGTCCGCATTTCCAAAAATGCCGCTGCCGAGCCGCCCAGCAAATTGGGTCTAAAGACGGGTCAACGTATTGCCTTGCGTTACCTCATCCGTGGCGCAGCGGTGAAATCAGCCAATGACGCGGCGACAGCCATCGGCGAAGCGATCTCGGGCTCCGAGGCGCGATTTGCCCGCCGTATGAACCGCACGGCCAAACAGTTGGGCATGACCCGTACAACATTCAAAAACGCCCATGGCCTGACCGAAGCAGGGCACCAATCAACCGCGCACGATATGACAATCATGGGCCGTCACCTGCTGTATGATTACCCGCAGTATTATAACCTCTTTTCGCGGATCACCGCAGATGCTGGCGTTCGTAAGGTAAACCATACGAACCGCCGCTTCCTGAACTCATACAAAGGAGCGGACGGGATCAAAACGGGGTACACACGCGCGGCTGGCTTTAACCTAACCGCCTCTGCCGAGCGCGGAAACGAGCGGATCATCGTGACCGTTTTTGGTGGCAAATCCACCACATCCCGTAACGCGAAAGTTGCCGAGTTGATGGACCTTGGGTTCCGCCGCGCGCCATCACGTGCCCGCCTGCGCAAGCCAGCGCTGCCCGATTACATCGCCGAGGGCAAACCACAGCAAGACACCCCTGCGGATAAACCTGCGGCAGGTGCAAAAGGTAAAACAATTCGTCTCATCCGCGCGGTAAAAACCTCTCCGCGGCCCAAACTACGACCTGGATCTAACGCTCCGGTGCTTGTTGCTGATACCCCAAGCGATGGCGGCATCAGCGATGTCCTAAGCTCTGCAATTGCCGACGCAGTAGCGGAAGCCGTCAAAACGCCTCCGAAACAACGGGTAAGACTGGAACCCGACGCACAGGTCACAACCCAGCCCAACGTTGTTTTAGCAGCCGCAACAACCACTGTCAGGCCGGCCCTAAGGCCAAAAGGTCTGGTCGTGATCGGCGCACAACCAAAAGCCAAGAAACCAGCGGCCCCGCAGGAAGTTGTAACACGGGTTTCGACCTCGGGTGGGCGTCATTGGGGTGTAAACGTCGGGCGTTTTGGTAGCCGCTATGCCGCTGAAAAAGTACTAATCAAAACGGCCCTTGCAGAAATGGCGACATTGGATGGCTCCCTGCGCAAGGTCATTCGCAAACCACAGGGGTTTGACGCGAATTTCCTCGGGATGACCCGCGAAACCGCCGATCTTGCCTGTCAGCGCCTAAAGGCACGCAATGTCAGCTGCCTTATGATCGGACCTGGCTAA
- the hemF gene encoding oxygen-dependent coproporphyrinogen oxidase has translation MSVQFETEKNRASAWFRTLRDDIVSAFEALENDHSTGPLTDMGAGQFEVSTTKRTSDDGSDAGGGLMSVMRGGRVFEKVGVNISTVYGTLGDRAQKAMAARGVPGMADDPRFWASGISLVAHMQNPHAPAVHMNTRMFWTPGAWWFGGGSDLNPCIEYDDDTAHFHATQKEYLDPHGTEIYPKLKEWADEYFYIPHRNRARGVGGIFMDDRNTGDWEADFALTQDIGRAFLPAYVPLVEKRKKQDWDAADKDAQLVHRGLYAEYNLVYDRGTKFGLETGHDANAVLMSLPPLAKWI, from the coding sequence ATGAGCGTACAGTTCGAAACCGAGAAGAACCGCGCAAGCGCATGGTTCCGCACCCTTCGAGACGATATCGTTTCTGCGTTTGAAGCCCTCGAAAATGACCACTCGACAGGTCCCCTGACCGATATGGGCGCAGGTCAATTCGAAGTTAGCACAACCAAACGAACCTCGGATGACGGGTCCGATGCAGGGGGTGGCCTGATGAGCGTAATGCGCGGTGGCCGCGTTTTTGAAAAAGTAGGGGTCAATATCTCGACCGTTTACGGAACATTGGGGGATCGCGCGCAAAAGGCGATGGCCGCGCGTGGGGTTCCGGGGATGGCAGATGATCCGCGCTTTTGGGCTTCGGGGATCAGCCTTGTTGCGCATATGCAAAACCCGCATGCGCCTGCTGTGCATATGAATACACGCATGTTCTGGACACCGGGTGCGTGGTGGTTTGGCGGCGGCTCTGATCTGAACCCTTGTATCGAATATGATGATGACACGGCCCATTTTCATGCGACTCAGAAAGAATACCTAGATCCGCATGGCACCGAGATTTACCCAAAGCTGAAAGAGTGGGCGGACGAGTATTTTTATATCCCTCACCGCAACCGTGCCCGTGGCGTTGGCGGCATCTTTATGGATGATCGCAACACAGGTGATTGGGAGGCAGATTTTGCTCTAACCCAAGACATCGGTCGCGCCTTTCTGCCCGCCTATGTGCCATTGGTCGAAAAGCGCAAAAAGCAGGATTGGGACGCGGCGGACAAGGACGCGCAATTGGTCCATCGCGGCCTCTATGCCGAGTATAATCTGGTCTATGACCGCGGCACAAAATTCGGCCTAGAGACAGGTCACGATGCCAATGCGGTGCTGATGAGCCTGCCTCCATTGGCCAAGTGGATTTAA
- a CDS encoding HAD family hydrolase — protein MTSILTTIGFDADDTLWHNERFFALTQDHFADLLADFTERETLMARLLDAERRNLPHYGFGIKGFTLSMIETAIEVTDGRVPAAVITQLLDAGRDMLSHPVELLPHAADTIDALRHSHKVLVVTKGDLLDQERKLAQSGLRDLFDGIEIVSAKTADTYTRIFNQHGTGPDQGLMIGNSMASDVIPMIQAGGWGVYVPHGLTWAIEHATAPDHPKFHEIKDLGALPDLLQSL, from the coding sequence ATGACGAGCATTTTGACCACCATTGGTTTCGACGCGGATGACACTCTTTGGCACAATGAACGTTTCTTTGCCCTTACTCAGGATCATTTTGCCGATCTTTTGGCAGATTTCACCGAGAGAGAGACCCTGATGGCCCGACTGCTTGACGCTGAGCGGCGCAATTTGCCCCATTACGGGTTCGGTATCAAAGGGTTCACGCTTTCTATGATCGAAACCGCGATTGAAGTGACGGACGGCCGCGTCCCTGCTGCGGTCATCACCCAATTGCTGGATGCGGGGCGCGATATGCTTAGCCATCCTGTTGAGCTGCTGCCCCACGCCGCCGACACCATCGACGCGCTGCGTCACAGTCACAAAGTATTGGTTGTGACAAAAGGTGACCTGTTGGATCAGGAACGAAAGCTGGCTCAATCCGGCCTACGCGACCTGTTTGACGGCATCGAGATTGTTTCGGCAAAGACGGCCGACACCTACACGCGTATCTTTAACCAACACGGCACCGGACCAGATCAAGGGCTGATGATCGGGAACTCGATGGCGTCAGATGTCATCCCCATGATCCAAGCAGGGGGTTGGGGCGTTTACGTGCCCCACGGTCTGACTTGGGCGATCGAACATGCCACCGCGCCCGATCACCCCAAATTCCACGAAATCAAAGATCTCGGCGCCTTGCCCGACCTTTTGCAATCCCTTTGA
- a CDS encoding ABC transporter permease, producing the protein MSLSALNQRRWRNFTRNRRAFWSLWIFAVVFTLSLFAEFLANDKPIVVNYRGEYFAPIFKFYPETAFGGDFQTEAAYRDPEVKCLIATGGSELCFDDPEGYIEDAQDGVIEGEPIEKGWAIWPPIPYSYDTAVDRPGAAPLPPNGENLLGTDGTKRDVLARVIHGFRLSIGFTLVVTGLSTIIGIAAGAVQGFFGGWVDLIFQRIIEIWTSTPSLYVIIIMFAILGRSFWLLVFLLVLFSWTALVGVVRAEFLRARNLEYVRAARALGVGNVTIMFRHMLPNAMVATLTMLPFLITGTISSLAVLDFLGFGLPSSAPSLGELTLQAKQNLQAPWLAFTAFFTFAIMLSLLVFIFEGIRDAFDPRKTFS; encoded by the coding sequence ATGTCTCTGTCTGCGCTCAACCAGCGCCGCTGGCGCAATTTTACCCGCAATCGCCGCGCCTTCTGGTCGCTGTGGATTTTTGCGGTTGTTTTCACCCTGTCGCTATTCGCTGAGTTTTTGGCGAACGACAAACCCATCGTGGTGAACTACCGCGGTGAATATTTCGCCCCGATCTTCAAATTCTACCCCGAGACAGCCTTTGGCGGAGATTTCCAGACCGAAGCGGCCTATCGCGACCCAGAGGTGAAATGCCTCATCGCAACAGGCGGTTCCGAGCTGTGTTTTGACGATCCCGAAGGCTATATCGAAGATGCCCAAGACGGGGTGATTGAGGGAGAGCCGATCGAAAAAGGCTGGGCGATCTGGCCGCCGATCCCCTACAGCTATGATACTGCCGTTGATCGCCCCGGGGCTGCTCCGCTGCCGCCCAATGGCGAGAACCTGCTAGGGACTGACGGCACCAAACGCGATGTGCTGGCACGTGTGATCCATGGTTTCCGCCTGTCGATTGGCTTCACTTTGGTTGTGACGGGCCTGTCTACGATTATTGGTATCGCTGCTGGTGCCGTGCAGGGGTTCTTTGGCGGTTGGGTTGATTTGATCTTTCAACGGATCATCGAAATCTGGACCTCAACGCCCTCGCTTTATGTCATCATCATCATGTTCGCGATTTTAGGGCGCAGTTTCTGGCTGCTGGTGTTCTTGCTGGTACTATTTAGTTGGACGGCCCTTGTCGGGGTTGTTCGCGCTGAATTCTTGCGTGCGCGCAATCTTGAATACGTCCGCGCTGCCCGCGCCCTTGGCGTGGGGAACGTGACCATCATGTTCCGTCACATGTTGCCAAACGCGATGGTTGCGACGCTGACCATGCTGCCGTTTTTGATCACAGGTACGATTTCGTCTCTGGCTGTTCTCGATTTCCTAGGCTTTGGCCTGCCGTCCTCTGCGCCGTCACTGGGTGAACTGACCTTGCAGGCGAAACAGAACCTTCAGGCCCCTTGGCTGGCGTTCACGGCCTTCTTTACCTTTGCAATCATGCTGTCGCTGCTTGTGTTTATTTTTGAAGGGATCCGCGACGCGTTTGATCCCAGAAAGACGTTCTCCTGA
- a CDS encoding ABC transporter ATP-binding protein — MAPLLDVKDLTVSFRQDGKLTPAVRGVSFHLERGETVALVGESGSGKSVSALSTVSLLGDTAHVEGSVTYEGQQMIGADEALLRKVRGNDISFIFQEPMTSLNPLHTIDKQLAESLALHQGLTGDALKERILELLVKVGINDAESRLGSYPHQLSGGQRQRVMIAMALANKPDVLIADEPTTALDVTIQAQILDLLHELKESEGMGLLFITHDLGVVRKIADRVCVMKQGEIVEQGRTAEIFDNPQHDYTKKLLGAEPTGSPAPLKEDAEEIAATENLKIWFPIQKGLMRRTVGHVKAVNDATLSVRAGETIGIVGESGSGKTTLALAMMRLIASEGGITFMGNDVRKWSTKELRHLRKDMQIVFQDPFGSLSPRMTCMQIIAEGLGIHNIDPERNKRELVHDVMIEVGLDPATMDRYPHEFSGGQRQRIAIARAMVLRPRLLVLDEPTSALDMTVQVQIVDLLRDLQVKYGLAYLFISHDLKVVRAMSHRVLVMKRGDVVEYGDVDALYDNPQTEYTRSLLQAAT; from the coding sequence ATGGCTCCGCTTTTGGATGTAAAAGATCTGACTGTTTCCTTCCGACAGGATGGCAAGCTGACGCCAGCCGTTCGCGGTGTCTCCTTTCACCTAGAGCGCGGCGAGACCGTAGCACTGGTGGGGGAAAGTGGCTCGGGCAAATCGGTCTCGGCCCTCAGCACCGTTAGCCTGCTGGGGGATACCGCCCATGTCGAAGGGTCGGTCACCTATGAAGGCCAGCAGATGATCGGCGCGGATGAAGCGCTGCTGCGCAAGGTGCGCGGCAATGACATCAGCTTTATCTTCCAAGAGCCGATGACATCACTGAACCCGCTGCACACAATCGATAAACAGCTGGCTGAATCGTTGGCCCTGCATCAGGGGCTAACCGGCGATGCGCTCAAGGAACGTATTCTGGAGCTGTTGGTGAAGGTCGGCATCAATGACGCCGAAAGCAGGCTCGGCTCTTACCCGCACCAGCTATCTGGCGGGCAGCGCCAGCGCGTGATGATCGCGATGGCGCTGGCGAACAAACCCGACGTGCTGATCGCGGATGAACCTACAACCGCGCTAGACGTTACCATTCAGGCCCAAATCCTTGATCTGCTGCACGAGTTGAAAGAAAGCGAAGGCATGGGCCTGTTGTTCATCACCCATGATTTGGGCGTTGTGCGCAAAATCGCGGATCGTGTCTGCGTGATGAAACAGGGTGAGATTGTTGAGCAGGGGCGCACAGCCGAGATTTTCGACAATCCCCAACATGACTATACCAAAAAGCTGCTTGGCGCCGAACCAACAGGTAGCCCTGCACCTCTGAAAGAAGATGCAGAAGAAATTGCCGCAACAGAGAATCTGAAAATCTGGTTCCCGATCCAAAAAGGCCTGATGCGCCGCACGGTGGGCCACGTGAAGGCTGTCAATGACGCCACGCTCAGCGTGAGGGCAGGGGAGACGATCGGGATTGTCGGCGAAAGCGGCTCGGGTAAGACCACGCTTGCCTTGGCAATGATGCGGTTGATCGCCTCTGAGGGGGGGATCACCTTTATGGGCAATGATGTGCGTAAATGGTCTACGAAAGAGTTGCGGCATTTGCGCAAAGACATGCAGATCGTGTTCCAAGACCCCTTTGGCAGCCTGTCACCACGTATGACCTGCATGCAGATCATCGCCGAAGGGCTGGGGATCCACAACATCGATCCAGAGCGCAACAAACGTGAGCTGGTCCATGACGTGATGATCGAGGTCGGCCTAGACCCAGCTACGATGGATCGCTACCCACATGAATTTTCCGGTGGCCAACGCCAGCGCATCGCGATTGCGCGTGCCATGGTGCTGCGTCCGCGTCTGTTGGTGTTGGATGAACCGACCAGTGCGCTGGATATGACCGTACAGGTGCAAATCGTTGATCTGCTGCGCGATCTACAGGTGAAATACGGGCTGGCCTATCTATTCATCAGCCACGACCTAAAGGTCGTTCGGGCGATGTCTCATCGTGTGCTGGTGATGAAACGTGGCGATGTGGTGGAATATGGCGACGTAGATGCGCTGTATGATAACCCCCAAACGGAATACACCCGCAGCCTGTTGCAGGCCGCTACCTAA